The region TACGACGTGAAGACCGGGCAGCTCGTCGAGGTCCCTGAAGCCACACGAATCGGGACGGCAGCGTAGGCGACTCCGACTGCAGCTTTTATGATATGTGCTGCCTGGAGATATCGACCACCCCGGAGTCGTGGGAAAGAGGTTGGGTCAGTCTTTGATTCGAAACTCCTTGATGATTCGATACTGCTTCATCTTGTAGGCGAACTGCCGTGGCGTGATACCAAGGCGCGCGGCGGCCTTGACCTGGATGCCGCCGGCTTCCTGTAAGGCGCGCATAACCAGCTCCCGTTCGAGTTCACGAAGTCCCTTCCAATCGTCCAGCGCGTGAAGGTTTCGCGCCTGTTCCTCGCGAAGCCTGACGGCGTGCCCGATCAGGGATGCGACAATCGTCAGTACCCGCAGATCGTCCTCCGCCGAGGCGCGCATATCATGGGATGGCCGCTCAACGCTGAGCACTCCCAGGACCTCCCCGCGAATCCTGATCGGCACGCAGATGAAGGTGATGCCCTGAAGATCGAGGGGCTGGCGTGCGCGGGTTTTATTCAGGAAGTGGGGTTCCTTACCGATATCGGGGACCACCATCGGGAGACCCAGCTTCATCACCTTTCCGGTGATCCCTTCTCCGACTCGATACCGATTACGGCGTCGCTCCTCGCCGGTCAACCCGAATGCGGCCTTGATGCGAAGTTCGCGACGTGTGGGATCATAGAAGCAGACGGCGCCCTTCGTCATCCCCATGAAGGCGCTGAGGACTCTAAGGATAGCGGTGAGCCCCTGTACGAGGTCGGTCTGCTCGCTCAAGATCTTCGTGACTTCGTACAGGGCGCTGAACCCGATTATCCTGTGGTCAAGACGTGCCTTTTCGCTGAGCATTTCCATGTGTGCAATCCTGTTCACCAAGGGCTATTCAAAATCGGTGCCAGCAGTGGTGTCGATTTCTGCACAATAGGGCGGCCGCGCGTCGAGGCCGCCCTATCTCTCACAGGATGTACGCGGTCTCGTCGTGCTGGCTCAGGTCGAGGCCGATCTGCTCTTCCTCATCGTTGACTCTCAGGCCCATCAGCGCATCAATGATCTTGAGCAGCACAATTGTGCCGACGAACGCCAGCGCCATACTTGCAACGACTGCGATCGCCTGTATCCCTAACTGGCCGGGATTGCCGAAGAACAGGCCGTTGGGACCATCGGGATTGATCGCCTTTGAGGCGAAGAGGCCTGTTGCAAGAGCTCCCCAGGTTCCGCCGA is a window of Candidatus Methylomirabilis tolerans DNA encoding:
- a CDS encoding GAF domain-containing protein, which translates into the protein MEMLSEKARLDHRIIGFSALYEVTKILSEQTDLVQGLTAILRVLSAFMGMTKGAVCFYDPTRRELRIKAAFGLTGEERRRNRYRVGEGITGKVMKLGLPMVVPDIGKEPHFLNKTRARQPLDLQGITFICVPIRIRGEVLGVLSVERPSHDMRASAEDDLRVLTIVASLIGHAVRLREEQARNLHALDDWKGLRELERELVMRALQEAGGIQVKAAARLGITPRQFAYKMKQYRIIKEFRIKD